A region of Vitis riparia cultivar Riparia Gloire de Montpellier isolate 1030 chromosome 12, EGFV_Vit.rip_1.0, whole genome shotgun sequence DNA encodes the following proteins:
- the LOC117927282 gene encoding spliceosome-associated protein 130 A-like, which translates to MATGQLSDVHSRSLGLRAPKIFCVIVRGQRAMLCLSSHPRLGYIHRGHFLLTPLSYETVEFAASFSSDQCAEGVVVAAAGDALRIFTIERLGEIFNETVIPLRYTPRRFVLQPKQKLLVIIESDQGGFATKEREAAKKECFEAAEAEELRNFNVNLQLENSELAERLEAIQAFASFVLKCPKVEVRKLNHNSRHENEDLPKKLGNSKQINAS; encoded by the coding sequence ATGGCGACAGGTCAGCTCTCTGATGTTCATTCCCGATCCTTAGGACTGAGAGCCCCAAAGATATTCTGTGTCATTGTGAGAGGCCAACGTGCAATGCTATGCTTGTCAAGCCACCCTCGGCTTGGCTATATTCACCGAGGGCATTTTCTGTTGACACCGCTTTCTTATGAGACAGTTGAATTTGCTGCATCATTTTCATCTGATCAGTGTGCTGAAGGTGTAGTGGTTGCTGCTGCTGGGGATGCGTTGAGGATCTTCACTATTGAAAGACTGGgtgaaatatttaatgaaactGTGATTCCTTTAAGGTATACACCAAGAAGGTTTGTTCTTCAACCCAAGCAAAAATTATTGGTAATTATTGAGAGTGATCAAGGAGGATTTGCAACGAAAGAGCGTGAAGCCGCTAAAAAGGAATGCTTTGAGGCTGCTGAAGCAGAGGAGTTAAGGAACTTTAATGTAAACCTGCAGTTGGAAAATTCTGAATTGGCAGAAAGGTTAGAAGCCATTCAAGCCTTTGCaagttttgttttgaaatgtCCAAAGGTAGAAGTAAGGAAACTGAACCACAATTCAAGACACGAAAATGAAGATTTGCCAAAGAAATTGGGCAACTCCAAACAAATCAATGCGAGCTGA